GCTCAGCCACGTCCAGGAAGTGGCGGCGGTTGCTGGCGCCGGTCAATGGATCGGTGGTGGCCAAACGGCGCAGTTCGTCCTGCATGCGTACCCGTTCGAGGGCCTGCCCGAGACGGCGGGCCAGTTCTTCGATCAGGCGCCGTTCGGAGGGCAGGAAGGGGCCGCCGCCCAGGTCGGGCCGTTCTTCCACGTAGACGACTTCCAGGTAGCCGGCCGGCACGCTGCCGACCAGGATTTCCACCCACAGTTTCCACGGGGAATCTTGAAAGTTTGCGGTGGCGACCGACCCGGCCCGGCAGGCTTCGGGGCAGGACAGGCGGACCGCCGCGACCTCCGAATGCTCCCAGCCGTCGGCCACCAGGTTGACTACCCGTTGCATGGCGGAACCTAAAGGCAGGTTCGGATCGTCCAAGGTGCGCGAGACCGAATAGAGACAATCGGTTTCGCGGATGCGCTTTTCCAGGCCGTGATTGGCCTGCAGGGCCATATCGCGAGCGATTGCCAAGTCGTCGGCCAAGGCGACGAGATGGGCTCCCTGGGCTTCCAGGCGCTCGTGACTGTCCTCCAGTTGGGCGAGGCGGAGGCGGAGTTCCTCCTGCGTGCGGACCAGTTCGCCCTCGGCCCGCTTGCGGTGGATCGCGTAACGGAAGGCACGGCCGAGAGCTTCGGGGTGCAACTGGCCCTTGACCAGAAAATCCTGGGCTCCGAGATCAAGGGCTGCATCGACATTGCGGTCATCGTCCTCGGCGGTCAGGACGATGACCGGTGTCCCGACGGTGCTGCGGCAGATCCTTTCGACGGTCGCGCTGCCCTGGGAATCGGGAAGATTGAGATCGAGCAGGACGACATCGAACCGGCCGGCGCGCAACCGCATTTCCGCGGCCGCGAGCGTATCCGCGTGGTCCACGATCCCCCCCGCCGCCTCGATTGCCGAAGTCGCCTGCAGCGCTTGCGTCGGGCTATCCTCGACCAGCAGCACGCTGAGGATGGAATCATCAGCCATCCCGTTCTTCCCCACATCCCACGCCCCCGAGGCATACTGGGGCCTTTCTTGGCCGGATGCAATGTTCCGGCAGCGCTTGTGACGCCAATTACGGCGGGTGGGCGAAGGGCGGGATAGGCTTTGACGATCGCAGGTCGATAGGAACTTCCAATGGACCTCTCACTCGCCAACATGGTTTTGTCTTCGGGCTGGAAGGGGTGGACCGCCCTCTTCGGCGATCAGACGTTGGCCATCCTGGCGGCCATCGTGGTGCTCCTGGTTCTCGGGTTTCTCATCAAGCGAGTGCGTCAGGGATAGGCGTCATTCTCCCGTCATCATCCTTGTCCATGATGGTTTCGCGATGCACAGCGGGAGAAACCTGATGCAGTGGTCGAACCATCTGGTCCATCCGGGCGACGAACGATGCGTTTGTTGCGGCGGCCATTTGCCACGCGGCCAGTCGATCTGCCCCGGCTGCCGGGCGGTCATTCGCCGGGCACCGGACCTGTTCCGCCTGGTGGAAAGGCTGGCCAGCCGGGACGGCGACGCGGAAGGCTTGGCGCGCGAGGCCGGCGCTCTGCTGGCCGAGATCGCGGCGCGGAGCACGGTGCCTAGGGCAGCGGCCGCCTGCTAGAGCCGATCCGGGAATGACGGAATCGGCTCTCGTTATCGCCTTTGGCCGCCCGCCCTCCGGGCGGAGCCAGCTACCCGGCGGCACCACCGGCCGGCAGGGTGAAGAAGAACGTACTTCCTTCGCCCGGCTTGGATTCCACCCAGATGCGTCCGCCGTGCCGTTCCACGATGCGTTTGCAGACCGCGAGTCCGATGCCCGTTCCGGCGTACTGGGAACGGCCGTGCAGGCGCTGGAACACCCGGAAGATACGCTCGAAGTATTGCGCATCGATACCGATTCCATTGTCGGCGATCGAAAACAGCCATTCGCTTTCCTGGCGGCGGGCGGATATCCGGATGACCGGCTGCCGGTCGGGAACCCGGTATTTGAGGGCGTTGCCCACCAGATTCTGCAGCAAGCGCATCAATTGGCCGGCATCGGCCGTGACGACCGGTAACTCGCCGATCTCCAGTTCGGCCCCGCTTTCATCGATGGCGCGGACCAAGTTGTCGAGCGCCCCCCGCAGGGCCTGTCGGCTGTCCACGGGATGCCGGTGGGCCCCCCGGCTGTTGATGCGGGAATACTCCAGCAGGTCGTGGATCATCGCCTGCATGCGGCCGCTGCCGTCGACCGCGAAGCCGATGAAGTCGTCGGCCTCCTGGTCCAGTCGGGTTTGATAGCGCCGTTGCAAGAGGTTGAGATAGCCCGAGACCATGCGCAACGGCTCTTGCAGGTCGTGGGAGATGGCGTAGGCGAAATCCTCCAGATCGGCGTTGGATCGCACCAGCGCCTCCTTGACGGCGTACCATTCCGAAATATCGAAGCCCACACCCAGGAGACAGGGGGTGCCCTCGATTTCGCGG
This region of Magnetospirillum sp. WYHS-4 genomic DNA includes:
- a CDS encoding diguanylate cyclase; protein product: MADDSILSVLLVEDSPTQALQATSAIEAAGGIVDHADTLAAAEMRLRAGRFDVVLLDLNLPDSQGSATVERICRSTVGTPVIVLTAEDDDRNVDAALDLGAQDFLVKGQLHPEALGRAFRYAIHRKRAEGELVRTQEELRLRLAQLEDSHERLEAQGAHLVALADDLAIARDMALQANHGLEKRIRETDCLYSVSRTLDDPNLPLGSAMQRVVNLVADGWEHSEVAAVRLSCPEACRAGSVATANFQDSPWKLWVEILVGSVPAGYLEVVYVEERPDLGGGPFLPSERRLIEELARRLGQALERVRMQDELRRLATTDPLTGASNRRHFLDVAEREMVRSRRYGHPISVMMLDLDHFKKVNDSHGHALGDEVLKAFVVCGRQTLREQDLLGRMGGEEFSVVLPETDMGEAILVAERMRKAVARLEFPLPDGRVLKVTCSIGVAECLRPDESLEGSLHRADTALYRAKEGGRDRVETPEEDR